A region of the Pedococcus aerophilus genome:
TGGCGTTGGAGGACAACGGGCGCTGGTCGGCGTACCCGGCGGCCGAGACCCGGGCCCCGGCCACGCCGCGGGAGAGGACGTAGCGCAGCACGGTGGTGGCGCGCTCGGTCGACAGCTCCCAGTTGGAGGGGAAGTGACCCGAGATCGGGACGTTGTCGGTGTGCCCCTCGACGGTGAGCTCGTTGGGCAGGGTCCTCAGGATCGGGGCGACGGCGTCGAGGACCTTGCGCCCCTCGGGCCGCAGGGTGGCCTCGCCGGCGTCGAAGAGGACGCGGTCGGTGACGACGTTGACGACCAGGCCGTGGTCGCGGACCTGGAACTGCACCGACCCGGAGAGCCCCTTGGCCGCCAGCGACTTGGCGATCTTGTCGCGGATGGCCGTGAGGTCGTCCTTCTGGGACTTGCCCGTGCCGGCCCCGGCACCCTTGCCCGCGCCCAGCCCGGCATCCGTGCCGGCACTGGGTGAGGTCTTGGGGACGAG
Encoded here:
- a CDS encoding OmpA family protein produces the protein MSSRPGGGGRRRAEDHEEAEHENAERWLLSYADMITLLMALFIVLFAISQVDQAKLIALSNGLEQYFGEPTAVSSSTGILNGGVQGQPDSKAIGPVPPQNIVPVLVPKTSPSAGTDAGLGAGKGAGAGTGKSQKDDLTAIRDKIAKSLAAKGLSGSVQFQVRDHGLVVNVVTDRVLFDAGEATLRPEGRKVLDAVAPILRTLPNELTVEGHTDNVPISGHFPSNWELSTERATTVLRYVLSRGVAGARVSAAGYADQRPLSSNATTEGRARNRRVAIVVHAIPESSQQTTTKSASSIPALPGD